DNA sequence from the Borreliella spielmanii genome:
TTTTAATAACTACATCATCCAAAGAATTTCCATAAATATTAGATACAAATATAATAAAAACAAACAATATCTTGAATAATAATTTCTTCACTTTTACTCCTTGAAAAATATAACTTAAATAAGAAAACAAGACTATCAATTAGTCTTGTTTTTCATAATTTTTACTATCAAAAACCATTTACGCTATTTTTAAAACCTAATCTTTGGGCAAATCAACCAAAATTTGTTTTAAAATCTGTTTTACTGTTCTTACTTTGTCTTTATAATAAGATTCTCTAAACTTTTCTCTAGCTTTCTCTCCATATTTCTCAGCATAGTCAATTTTATCAGAATCTAGTTGTATTAAATAATCAAAAATTGAATCTGGAAGTCCATCTATAAGGCCCTTTATTCCAAAAAGCATAAAGTCTCCAAAAACACTTATTATAAATTTATTTTTTATGAGACCTCCTGTAACATCAAGAGCGTCTAAGAAAACACTTTTTTCTTTAATCCCAATTTTTCTTAAATATCCTCTAATTTCGGGAGCATTATCAGATAAAAATTTGCTTTTAGCATACTCATTTTCAAAACCATAATTATCTAGTCTTTTATTAATTAAATTAAAATCTTCTTCAGAAAAAGATTTTTTAGCTTTTGCGTTATTTTTATCTATATCTTCTTTACTCATAAAAGCATTTAAACTAAAACTAAATAAAAATATTAATAAACTTACTTTTCTCATATCCCCTCCTAACTTTATTATCTAAATTTCAACAGTATTAACTTAAATAATTAAACAGGGCTAATTGTTAGCTCTGTTTAATTAAGGTATCTTTCGGCACTATATTTCATTTTTTATTTTACATATAATCTTTCTTTTTTTTTATAAATAGGTGTTCCCTCTTCATCAAATTTCAGATCATTAGATATTTTTAAAATTTTTTCATCAGAATTAGAATTAACCGACTCAATTAAGTTATTGATTTTTTGATTTATTAAAGTTAATGTTGGGTTTAATGATCTTGATATATTGTCATTTTTTATATTTGCTTTATAGATTAATGTGTAATGGGAATACAGCTCATAAACTAAAAAGAATCCTTTATGTGCAATTTCCCCAAATTCATTTTTTAATCCAGAAAATATATCAATAAGGTTCAATATGGAAGTAAGTCCAAGCTCAAGATTCTCTTTAGATAGTTGAGGGATTGATACGAGTATACGTTCAAGATTTTCTTTAGATAGTTTCGTTGATTTTTCGTTACTTATTTCTGCTTTTTGTTTTCTATTTTCTTTTTTATTTTCCAATCTATCTTCAATTTCTTTTAATTCATGTTTAAGTTTTTCTTTATCTTTTTCATCTATTTTATCCTTTAATTCTTTAATTTGTTTTTCAATCTCTTTTAATTCTAGATCCTCAACAACGCCTTGATCTTGAGCTACTTGCCCTTGTGGTCTATCAGCTTGCATTAATTCTTTAACTTTTGAAGAAACTTCTGCTCCAGGGGTTTTTAAACCGCCAACCAACTCTTCTTTTTTTGGCTCTAATAATCCTCCAACTTTTCCTTTTGCGTTTTGTTCTGAATCTTCACCACTTGTATCATTCTTGCAAGAACTTATCAATGCAAAAACAGTACAAATAACAAACATTTTCTTATTTATTTTTTTATTCATAAGTTACTCCGTAAGGCTAAACATAACACAATCTCTAATAAATACAATTTTTTAAAGATTTAAATAATTAATTTTGTTACATTTTGAATTACAAAGTAACAAAACTCAAATGTAATTTTAACCAACTCCCAGAAATCTCTCCATTGCAAATGATGGGGTCATTACAAATGATCATAAAACACATACAAATTAAATTTCGGAGTCTTTGCTATATATCACACAAAGTATATAGTCTTTCTTGTGTGCCACCCTTAAAAACTACCACTTCTGCCCAAT
Encoded proteins:
- a CDS encoding BlyB family putative holin accessory protein, translating into MPQLSKENLELGLTSILNLIDIFSGLKNEFGEIAHKGFFLVYELYSHYTLIYKANIKNDNISRSLNPTLTLINQKINNLIESVNSNSDEKILKISNDLKFDEEGTPIYKKKERLYVK
- the eppA gene encoding exported protein A EppA, yielding MRKVSLLIFLFSFSLNAFMSKEDIDKNNAKAKKSFSEEDFNLINKRLDNYGFENEYAKSKFLSDNAPEIRGYLRKIGIKEKSVFLDALDVTGGLIKNKFIISVFGDFMLFGIKGLIDGLPDSIFDYLIQLDSDKIDYAEKYGEKAREKFRESYYKDKVRTVKQILKQILVDLPKD